A portion of the Acidihalobacter yilgarnensis genome contains these proteins:
- a CDS encoding bifunctional acetate--CoA ligase family protein/GNAT family N-acetyltransferase, translated as MPTHTLEALFAAERIAIIGASPRADAVGGRLLRNLVEAGYQGRIHPVNPKYARIGRRRCYPDVAAIEEHVDLAVIATPAASVPAILRQCGEHGVGAAIVVSAGFAESGPEGRQLQLDLIEAARPSGLRVLGPNCLGLIRPHLHLNATFSNNQALPGDVALVSQSGALCTAILDWAEPNQVGFSAVVSMGDAADVDFGDILDYLALDVHTRSILLYVEGVQDARRFISGLRAAARMKPVIVIKAGRHAAGSRAASSHTGALVGADDVFNAALERAGVVRAYSIEQLFSAAQILSSGHRLHGNRLLILGNAGGPGVLATDRASELDLALAQLAPETIEALDAVLPAQWPRANPVDILGDAEPARYAKALDICLADPGVDAALVILTPQGMTDPLGCAEAVIGVARRGKPVTACWMGQKQVAPAWSRFAEAHLPYFHTPEAAIEALDYLAKYQRNQHLLLQVPGSLSQHAEPDIEGARMIIEGVLNEGRDTLSTQESKALLTAFRIPVMPAMLARNANEALVAAETLGFPVAMKIASHTLSHKSDAGGVHLDIRTPAAVRAAYRELLDDVRRARPDADIDGVTLERMADTRNGRELIIGVVRDPVFGPAISFGAGGTQVEILKDRAVALPPLNTLLIDSLIERTRVACLLHDFRQMPAIDHAALVRVLHRISELVCELPEILEMDINPLIASDRGVIAVDARFVIAPSPGDADPYAHMAIHPYPVHLAQRWQLPDGTDLRIRPIRPEDAQVEQSFVLGLSEESKYFRFRQTLNALTPEMLVRFTQIDYDREMAFIAVTGPEDAEIEIGVSRYIANPDRESCEFALVVADDWQRKGIGTRLMEALMRTAHDRGLRHMEGEVVMRNQAMLALVTRLGFDRRPHPDDPEVRIVSRTL; from the coding sequence ATGCCAACGCATACCCTGGAGGCGCTGTTCGCCGCCGAGCGCATCGCAATCATCGGTGCCAGCCCGCGTGCCGACGCCGTCGGCGGTCGCCTGCTGCGCAATCTGGTTGAAGCCGGTTACCAAGGCCGCATTCACCCGGTGAACCCCAAATACGCACGCATCGGTCGGCGTCGTTGCTATCCCGATGTGGCCGCCATCGAAGAACACGTGGACCTGGCGGTAATCGCAACGCCGGCGGCTTCCGTGCCGGCCATCCTGCGCCAGTGCGGCGAACACGGGGTCGGGGCTGCCATCGTCGTCTCCGCTGGATTCGCCGAAAGCGGCCCCGAGGGACGACAGCTTCAACTTGACCTGATCGAGGCGGCACGGCCCTCGGGTCTGCGCGTACTCGGCCCGAACTGCCTCGGGCTGATCCGGCCTCATCTCCATCTCAATGCCACCTTCAGCAACAATCAGGCCCTGCCTGGGGACGTCGCGCTGGTCTCGCAATCCGGCGCCTTGTGTACCGCCATCCTCGATTGGGCCGAGCCCAATCAGGTCGGCTTTTCGGCCGTGGTCTCGATGGGTGACGCCGCTGATGTGGACTTCGGCGATATCCTCGATTACCTCGCACTCGACGTGCACACGCGCAGTATTTTGCTCTATGTAGAGGGCGTGCAGGATGCGCGGCGCTTCATCAGTGGCTTGCGGGCCGCCGCGCGCATGAAGCCTGTGATCGTGATCAAGGCCGGGCGTCATGCCGCCGGATCGCGTGCCGCAAGCTCGCATACCGGCGCCCTGGTGGGCGCCGACGATGTATTCAATGCCGCCCTGGAACGCGCTGGCGTGGTGCGTGCCTACAGCATCGAGCAACTCTTTTCCGCTGCACAGATCCTCTCCAGCGGCCACCGTTTGCATGGCAACCGCCTGCTCATCCTTGGCAACGCCGGCGGCCCTGGCGTGCTCGCCACCGACCGCGCCAGCGAGCTGGACCTCGCACTGGCGCAGCTCGCACCGGAGACCATCGAGGCCCTCGATGCGGTACTGCCGGCGCAGTGGCCGCGCGCGAATCCCGTCGATATCCTCGGCGATGCCGAGCCCGCACGCTATGCCAAAGCCCTCGACATCTGCCTGGCTGATCCAGGCGTCGATGCCGCGCTGGTGATACTCACCCCGCAGGGCATGACCGACCCGCTGGGCTGTGCCGAGGCGGTGATCGGCGTGGCACGTCGCGGCAAGCCCGTAACCGCCTGCTGGATGGGACAAAAACAGGTAGCCCCTGCGTGGTCGCGCTTCGCGGAGGCGCATCTCCCCTATTTCCATACCCCCGAGGCGGCCATCGAGGCGCTGGATTATCTCGCCAAATATCAGCGCAACCAGCACCTGCTGCTACAGGTCCCCGGCTCGCTGTCGCAGCATGCCGAGCCCGACATCGAGGGCGCACGCATGATCATCGAGGGGGTGCTGAACGAAGGACGCGACACGCTGAGCACCCAAGAATCCAAGGCCCTGCTGACCGCCTTCCGTATCCCCGTCATGCCGGCAATGCTGGCGCGCAACGCCAACGAGGCCCTGGTTGCGGCAGAAACCCTGGGCTTTCCGGTGGCGATGAAGATCGCCTCGCATACGCTCTCTCACAAATCCGACGCAGGGGGCGTGCATCTCGACATCCGTACGCCCGCAGCCGTGCGCGCGGCTTACCGTGAACTCCTCGACGACGTCCGCAGGGCACGCCCGGATGCCGACATCGACGGGGTTACCCTAGAGCGCATGGCCGATACCCGCAACGGCCGCGAACTCATCATCGGCGTGGTAAGAGACCCGGTATTCGGCCCGGCGATCAGCTTCGGTGCTGGCGGTACCCAGGTTGAGATTCTCAAGGATCGCGCCGTCGCCCTACCACCACTCAATACGCTGCTGATCGACTCCCTGATAGAGCGCACCCGCGTCGCCTGCCTGCTACACGATTTTCGGCAGATGCCCGCGATCGACCACGCCGCACTCGTACGGGTACTCCATCGCATTTCCGAGCTGGTTTGCGAGCTGCCGGAAATTCTGGAGATGGATATCAACCCGCTGATCGCCAGCGATCGTGGCGTGATCGCGGTAGATGCACGCTTCGTGATCGCGCCCTCACCGGGAGACGCTGACCCCTATGCGCACATGGCGATCCATCCCTATCCAGTACATCTTGCGCAGCGCTGGCAACTGCCCGACGGCACCGATCTTCGCATCCGACCGATCCGTCCTGAGGATGCTCAAGTCGAGCAAAGCTTCGTGCTGGGGCTATCCGAGGAAAGCAAGTACTTCCGCTTCCGCCAGACACTCAACGCATTGACGCCAGAGATGCTGGTGCGTTTCACCCAGATCGATTACGACCGTGAGATGGCCTTCATCGCGGTGACCGGACCAGAGGATGCAGAAATCGAAATCGGCGTGTCACGCTACATTGCGAATCCAGACCGGGAAAGCTGCGAATTCGCACTGGTGGTGGCCGACGACTGGCAACGCAAGGGTATTGGCACACGCTTGATGGAGGCACTGATGCGCACCGCACACGATCGCGGATTACGGCACATGGAGGGCGAAGTGGTGATGCGCAATCAGGCCATGCTCGCCCTGGTCACACGCCTGGGTTTCGACCGACGCCCTCACCCCGATGACCCCGAGGTACGCATCGTCTCGCGAACGCTCTAG
- a CDS encoding MIP/aquaporin family protein — MQNMSKALIAEFIGTFGLIFFGGGAAAMVTTGHAGLLDAALANGLAVAIAIFVFGDISGGLVNPAITLGAAVAGKLPPARILPYIAAQIAGGIVAGLILGFIFAHDHSGTHVGPYGDLGATLINTKLTTLTGGFVLEMIGTFFLMSTVLHTAMSDRAGVMAPLAIGLTISISVMFFGGLTGASLNPARTIGPAVASGVYTHIWVYLVATPVGAIAAGLLYRVMRAGKTVPVAEAVGA; from the coding sequence ATGCAAAACATGAGTAAGGCTCTGATCGCCGAGTTTATCGGCACGTTCGGACTGATCTTTTTTGGGGGCGGCGCCGCCGCCATGGTGACCACGGGACATGCCGGGCTGCTGGATGCAGCGCTGGCTAACGGCTTGGCGGTGGCGATTGCCATCTTCGTGTTCGGCGACATCAGCGGAGGCTTGGTGAATCCGGCAATCACCCTGGGTGCGGCGGTGGCGGGCAAGTTGCCGCCGGCGCGGATCCTACCCTACATCGCGGCGCAGATCGCGGGCGGCATCGTTGCGGGCCTGATACTGGGCTTTATCTTCGCACACGATCATAGTGGCACGCACGTGGGGCCATACGGCGACCTGGGCGCGACGTTGATCAATACCAAGCTGACCACGCTCACGGGTGGCTTTGTGCTGGAGATGATCGGGACGTTCTTCCTGATGTCCACGGTGTTGCATACGGCGATGAGTGACCGTGCCGGTGTCATGGCGCCGCTGGCCATCGGGTTGACCATCTCGATTTCAGTGATGTTCTTCGGTGGATTGACCGGTGCCAGCCTTAACCCGGCGAGGACGATCGGTCCGGCCGTGGCCTCGGGTGTGTACACGCACATCTGGGTCTATCTGGTGGCCACGCCAGTCGGTGCGATCGCAGCCGGTCTGCTGTATCGCGTGATGCGTGCAGGCAAGACCGTGCCCGTGGCGGAGGCGGTCGGCGCCTGA
- a CDS encoding MBL fold metallo-hydrolase yields the protein MSLFRQLYDEDSSTLSYLIADADTQDAVMIDPVLGQHQRDLKLIETLGLKLRYIVETHVHADHVTGAGRLREATGARVAVGAAADVSCADIQIADGARLAFGKEHLSAMATPGHTRGCTSYRWHDRVFTGDTLLIGGCGRTDFQQGNAGQLYDSLQRLLALSDETLVYPGHDYAGRRVSCIGEERTLNSRIAGQDREAFVALMEGLSLPYPRHIDEALPANQACGRLA from the coding sequence ATGAGTCTATTCCGACAGCTGTATGACGAAGACAGCTCAACCTTGAGCTACCTGATCGCCGACGCGGATACGCAGGACGCCGTGATGATCGACCCCGTGCTGGGGCAGCATCAACGCGATCTGAAACTGATCGAGACGCTCGGCCTGAAGCTGCGCTATATCGTCGAAACCCACGTACACGCCGACCACGTGACCGGTGCCGGCCGTCTGCGCGAGGCCACGGGGGCGCGTGTCGCAGTCGGTGCAGCCGCGGACGTGAGCTGTGCAGACATCCAAATCGCAGATGGGGCACGCCTGGCTTTCGGCAAGGAACACCTCTCCGCGATGGCCACGCCCGGACACACGCGCGGCTGCACCAGTTATCGCTGGCATGATCGCGTGTTTACCGGCGACACCCTGCTCATCGGCGGCTGTGGACGTACGGATTTCCAACAAGGCAATGCCGGCCAACTCTACGACAGTCTGCAACGATTGTTGGCGCTGTCGGACGAGACCTTGGTTTACCCAGGACACGACTACGCAGGGCGTCGTGTGTCATGCATCGGTGAGGAGCGCACGCTCAATTCGAGAATCGCCGGGCAAGACCGTGAGGCGTTCGTCGCACTGATGGAAGGCTTGTCGTTACCCTACCCACGCCATATCGACGAGGCATTGCCGGCCAACCAAGCTTGCGGCAGGCTCGCCTGA
- a CDS encoding potassium transporter Kup, with translation MQWKTTVTKKVRAQLARDLSGDERDIGQPSRYPAGPPAKSVERRRTASLSLMALGIVYGDIGTSPLYALHACFYSGGHLAVTPAHVLGILSLIFWALIVVISIKYVAFMMQADNRGEGGILALLALLDPWRSNGRGAILLILLGTFGAALLYGDGMITPAISVLSAVDGLRVAAPALRPWVIPITVLTLLFLFATQRKGTARLGRWLGPIMLLWFSILALLGLHGILEAPAVLASANPLAAARFIMDAPGTAFLVLGSVFLVVTGGETLYADMGHFGPAPIRWAWFSLVLPALLLNYFGQGAILLIDPAKAAHPFYSLVPTWGVYPMVALATVATVIASQAVISGAYSLARQSIQMGLSPRLGIVQTSAEEMGQIYMPGVNVVLMIATIAVVIGFGSTARLAGAYGVAVSATMAITTILAFWVMRSRWHWSLLRAGLVAGLFLIPDLVFLSSNLLKVPDGGWLPLLVAGAVVMLMTTWRRGMQLRRATAQERGMPVATFLQSLSFEPPARVRGTAVFLCGPGDTVPQGLLHHLKLNQVLHERVLLMTAVTRDVPRVSASDRLEITALGADFYRVFVNYGFMQTPNLSVATKLCQDLGAIPGLEAEATTYYADRLHIAVAGRNPIVSRWRRRLFAFMARNAQGAVEYYRLPAGRSVELGIQVDI, from the coding sequence TTGCAATGGAAAACGACGGTAACGAAAAAGGTTCGGGCGCAGCTTGCACGCGATCTGAGCGGCGATGAACGCGACATCGGTCAGCCATCCCGATACCCAGCCGGCCCCCCCGCAAAATCTGTCGAGCGACGCCGCACCGCCTCCCTGAGTCTAATGGCTCTGGGCATCGTCTACGGTGATATCGGCACCAGCCCCCTATATGCCCTGCATGCCTGCTTCTACAGCGGCGGACACCTCGCGGTAACACCTGCGCATGTGCTCGGCATCCTGTCGCTGATCTTCTGGGCCTTGATCGTGGTGATCTCGATCAAATACGTCGCCTTTATGATGCAGGCCGACAACCGGGGCGAGGGCGGGATACTCGCCTTGCTTGCGCTGCTCGATCCTTGGCGCAGCAATGGTCGCGGCGCGATACTACTGATCTTGCTGGGCACCTTCGGCGCCGCACTGCTCTACGGTGACGGCATGATCACGCCGGCGATTTCCGTACTCAGTGCGGTAGATGGGTTACGCGTGGCGGCACCCGCGTTGCGACCCTGGGTGATTCCCATTACCGTGCTCACCCTGCTGTTCCTGTTTGCCACCCAGCGCAAGGGCACGGCCCGCCTCGGCCGCTGGCTCGGTCCCATCATGCTGCTGTGGTTTTCGATCCTGGCTTTGCTGGGGCTGCACGGCATCCTCGAGGCACCCGCGGTACTCGCCAGCGCCAACCCGCTGGCCGCCGCGCGCTTCATTATGGATGCACCCGGCACGGCTTTTCTGGTGCTCGGTAGCGTGTTCCTGGTGGTCACCGGCGGTGAGACGCTGTATGCCGACATGGGTCACTTTGGGCCGGCGCCGATACGCTGGGCCTGGTTTAGCCTGGTGCTACCGGCCCTGCTGCTCAATTACTTCGGTCAGGGGGCGATTCTACTCATCGATCCGGCGAAGGCGGCGCATCCGTTCTATAGCCTGGTGCCGACCTGGGGGGTGTACCCGATGGTCGCACTGGCGACGGTGGCCACCGTCATCGCATCGCAGGCGGTCATCTCCGGGGCCTATTCGCTGGCACGTCAGTCGATACAGATGGGTTTGAGTCCCCGTTTGGGGATCGTGCAGACCTCGGCCGAGGAAATGGGGCAGATCTATATGCCCGGCGTGAACGTGGTGTTGATGATCGCGACCATCGCGGTGGTCATCGGCTTCGGTTCGACCGCCCGGTTGGCGGGGGCGTACGGCGTGGCGGTGAGCGCCACCATGGCGATCACCACAATATTGGCCTTCTGGGTCATGCGTAGCCGCTGGCACTGGTCGCTACTACGCGCCGGCCTGGTGGCCGGTCTGTTTCTGATCCCCGATCTGGTGTTCCTCAGCTCCAATTTGCTCAAGGTGCCGGACGGCGGCTGGCTGCCTCTGCTGGTAGCTGGTGCCGTGGTCATGCTGATGACGACCTGGCGTCGCGGGATGCAGCTGCGCCGAGCTACGGCCCAGGAGCGCGGTATGCCGGTGGCGACGTTTCTGCAGAGCCTTTCCTTCGAGCCTCCCGCTCGCGTGCGTGGTACGGCCGTATTCCTTTGTGGGCCTGGAGACACCGTGCCGCAAGGCTTGCTGCACCACCTCAAGCTCAATCAGGTACTGCATGAACGCGTATTACTGATGACCGCGGTCACTCGAGACGTGCCGCGCGTGTCCGCTTCGGATCGCTTGGAAATTACCGCCTTGGGTGCCGATTTCTACCGGGTATTCGTGAACTATGGCTTCATGCAGACGCCGAACCTGAGCGTGGCGACCAAGTTGTGCCAAGACCTGGGCGCGATTCCGGGGTTGGAGGCGGAGGCCACGACCTATTATGCGGATCGACTGCACATCGCAGTTGCCGGTCGCAATCCCATCGTTTCGCGCTGGCGTAGGCGTTTGTTCGCCTTCATGGCACGCAACGCGCAAGGCGCGGTGGAGTACTACCGTCTACCTGCTGGGCGCTCGGTGGAGCTGGGTATCCAAGTGGATATTTAG
- a CDS encoding ABC transporter ATP-binding protein, translating to MTATEILRLNGVQKAFKSPDGEDLKILDGVDLCLHEGEILVLLGRSGSGKSTLLRIMSGLVPPTGGEVIYRDRPVTGPVPGLSMVFQSFALFPWLTVLENVELGLEARGVPRAERLRRALAAIDLIGLDGFESAYPRELSGGMRQRVGFARALVVDPDVLLMDEAFSALDVLTAENLRTDLLDLWEARQIPLRGILLVSHNIEEAVLMADRIIIFASNPGRVAAEIPVRLPQPRNRQAPEFRRLVEEIYAIMTRRGPEAPRRAEGVSYRLPTAAINRLAGLIEAIDAESETSGQRFISLPDLADDMQLSVDDLFPLVESLEILDLAMVVQGQIALTTIGRRYVNGDTQERKAVFARQLLKHIPLAAHIRSVLDERPNHRAPAERFLAELEDSLSDDESQRVLDVVINWGRYAEIFAYDDDAEVLSLEDPGGGEGALDYG from the coding sequence ATGACTGCCACGGAAATCCTGCGCCTGAATGGTGTGCAGAAGGCCTTCAAGAGCCCGGACGGCGAGGATTTGAAGATTCTCGACGGTGTCGATCTATGCCTGCATGAGGGCGAAATCTTGGTGTTGCTCGGGCGCTCGGGTTCGGGTAAGTCGACCCTGTTACGGATCATGTCGGGATTGGTGCCGCCTACCGGTGGCGAGGTGATCTACCGCGACCGCCCGGTAACCGGCCCGGTGCCTGGGCTGTCCATGGTGTTTCAGAGTTTCGCGCTGTTTCCCTGGTTGACCGTGCTGGAGAACGTGGAGTTGGGGCTGGAGGCGCGTGGCGTGCCGCGTGCCGAGCGCCTGCGCCGCGCCTTGGCGGCCATTGACCTGATCGGTCTCGATGGCTTCGAGTCGGCTTACCCGCGCGAGCTTTCCGGCGGCATGCGTCAACGAGTCGGCTTTGCGCGCGCGTTGGTGGTCGATCCCGACGTGTTGTTGATGGACGAGGCCTTTTCCGCGCTGGACGTGCTGACCGCCGAGAATCTGCGCACCGATCTGCTGGACTTGTGGGAGGCACGCCAGATCCCGCTGCGCGGTATTTTGCTGGTCTCGCACAATATCGAGGAGGCCGTGCTGATGGCCGATCGCATCATCATCTTCGCCTCCAATCCAGGGCGGGTGGCGGCCGAAATTCCGGTGCGCCTACCGCAGCCGCGCAACCGCCAGGCCCCGGAATTCCGTCGCCTGGTTGAGGAGATATACGCGATTATGACCCGGCGTGGGCCGGAGGCGCCGCGCCGCGCCGAGGGCGTGAGTTATCGATTGCCCACGGCGGCGATCAATCGCTTGGCCGGCCTGATCGAGGCCATCGACGCGGAGAGCGAGACGTCGGGGCAGCGCTTCATCAGCCTCCCCGATCTTGCGGACGACATGCAGCTCTCGGTCGACGACCTGTTTCCATTGGTCGAGTCGCTGGAGATTCTGGATCTGGCCATGGTCGTGCAGGGACAGATCGCGTTGACCACCATCGGCCGGCGCTACGTCAACGGCGATACCCAGGAACGCAAGGCGGTATTCGCACGTCAGCTGCTCAAACATATTCCGTTGGCCGCGCACATCCGCAGCGTGCTCGATGAGCGCCCCAACCACCGCGCACCCGCAGAGCGGTTTCTGGCCGAGCTGGAGGACAGCCTGAGTGACGACGAATCGCAACGCGTGCTCGACGTGGTCATCAATTGGGGGCGCTACGCCGAAATCTTCGCCTACGACGATGACGCCGAGGTATTGAGCCTCGAGGATCCGGGCGGGGGCGAGGGCGCCCTCGATTACGGTTGA
- a CDS encoding ABC transporter permease: MAQLPSLPARLPLPNRRDLIALPLVFGLIYLVAWAGGRMSAPYVIGQPLPISLSPLALPGYALYTVLRMAAALGLSLLFSLVYATLAAKNRYAERILVPALDVLQSVPILGYLSITVAGFVALFPGSLWGVQMAVIFAVFTSQAWNMAFSLYHSLKTVPRDLREASATYQLSPWLRFWRLELPYAMPGLVWNTMMSVSGGWFFVVAAEAITVGGHQIMVPGVGSYIALAIQQRNLGAIGWAILTMLLVILLYDWLLFRPVVAWADKFKFESSASSTAPESAVLDFIKRTRIMRLLAVVPGVFWQASLRLGSRPKTFPEPADQRVRRWPDLAFNLVLALAVVATLIEMWRIIPRDYGWGEVAHVFMLGGATALRVFALVVLASVVWVPIGIWIGLRPRLAQRIQPLAQFLAAFPANLLFPLVVVGIVGFHLNVNIWVSPLMILGSQWYILFNVVGGAAALPSDLKEASRNLGLSGWLRFRRLLFPGVFQSYVTGAITASGGAWNASIVAEVVSWGNHTLVATGLGAYIAQATARGDVRHVVLGTGVMALFVITINRFVWHRLYQFAETRWRLD, translated from the coding sequence GTGGCCCAGCTTCCATCGTTGCCCGCCCGGCTGCCATTGCCCAATCGCCGCGATCTGATCGCGTTGCCACTGGTCTTCGGGCTGATCTATCTGGTGGCCTGGGCTGGCGGGCGCATGAGTGCGCCGTATGTCATCGGGCAGCCGTTGCCGATCAGCTTGTCGCCGTTGGCGCTGCCCGGTTATGCGCTGTATACGGTGCTGCGAATGGCGGCGGCGCTGGGTTTGTCGCTGCTGTTTTCGCTCGTCTACGCCACCCTGGCAGCGAAAAACCGCTATGCCGAGCGCATCCTGGTGCCGGCGCTCGATGTGCTGCAATCGGTGCCGATCCTCGGCTATCTGTCGATTACCGTGGCTGGTTTCGTCGCCTTGTTCCCCGGCAGCCTGTGGGGTGTGCAGATGGCGGTGATCTTTGCGGTGTTTACTTCGCAGGCCTGGAACATGGCCTTCAGCCTGTATCACTCGCTCAAGACGGTGCCGCGTGATTTGCGCGAGGCCTCGGCGACCTATCAACTTTCGCCCTGGTTGCGCTTCTGGCGCCTGGAATTACCCTATGCCATGCCCGGATTGGTGTGGAATACCATGATGTCGGTGTCTGGTGGCTGGTTCTTCGTGGTCGCGGCCGAGGCGATCACGGTCGGCGGGCATCAGATCATGGTGCCCGGCGTTGGCTCGTATATCGCGCTGGCCATCCAGCAGCGTAATCTGGGTGCGATCGGCTGGGCCATCCTGACCATGTTGTTGGTGATCCTGCTCTACGACTGGCTGTTATTCCGCCCGGTGGTGGCCTGGGCCGACAAGTTCAAGTTCGAGAGCAGCGCCTCGTCCACGGCACCGGAATCGGCGGTGCTCGATTTCATCAAGCGGACACGGATCATGCGCTTGTTGGCGGTGGTGCCAGGCGTGTTCTGGCAGGCCAGTTTGCGTCTGGGTAGTCGACCGAAAACATTCCCAGAGCCCGCAGACCAACGCGTCCGGCGTTGGCCTGACTTGGCCTTCAATCTGGTGCTGGCGCTGGCCGTGGTCGCCACGCTGATCGAAATGTGGCGCATCATCCCGCGCGATTATGGTTGGGGCGAGGTTGCGCATGTCTTCATGCTCGGTGGTGCTACCGCGCTGCGTGTGTTCGCGTTGGTGGTGCTGGCCAGCGTTGTCTGGGTGCCGATCGGTATCTGGATCGGTTTACGCCCGCGCCTGGCGCAGCGGATTCAGCCATTGGCCCAGTTCCTGGCCGCCTTCCCCGCGAATTTGCTGTTCCCGCTGGTCGTGGTGGGGATCGTCGGGTTCCACCTCAACGTGAACATCTGGGTCAGTCCGCTGATGATCCTCGGTAGCCAGTGGTACATCCTGTTCAACGTCGTCGGTGGCGCGGCGGCCCTGCCCTCGGATCTGAAGGAAGCCTCGCGCAACCTGGGATTGAGCGGGTGGCTGCGTTTCCGCAGGCTCTTGTTCCCCGGTGTGTTCCAATCCTACGTCACCGGAGCGATCACAGCTTCGGGTGGCGCCTGGAACGCGAGCATCGTCGCCGAGGTCGTGAGCTGGGGTAACCATACGCTGGTTGCCACCGGGCTCGGTGCCTACATCGCTCAGGCCACCGCACGCGGTGACGTGCGTCACGTCGTGCTCGGCACCGGTGTCATGGCGCTGTTCGTCATCACCATCAATCGCTTCGTCTGGCATCGTCTCTATCAGTTCGCCGAGACGCGCTGGCGGCTCGACTAA